Proteins from a genomic interval of Zingiber officinale cultivar Zhangliang chromosome 2A, Zo_v1.1, whole genome shotgun sequence:
- the LOC122041699 gene encoding uncharacterized protein LOC122041699 isoform X3, which translates to MDFRRTRSELASRSNQQRRATGMRTKPSFKKVIMQALGIQYVGLVVKPLVSNLLHDELGRIVPHIINQIEVDVMQKVLGELRNIIPQDMDQTALVMRQQMREERPMDVLAQINAQTNGIVVQQMEPLIAHADPLLRSPRLPIKEAGPAAPKLQLSFQKKLLQSTFFAEDLIKDEDHNNLQVALRQIESGQIYSPPLEFPVEVEIVVVDGEFPSDSSGEWSTEEFNSKILKAREGKKPLLLGAYKARLHEGIASFGGIKLTDSSTLAKSGKFKLGAKVSPSSHVGWEIKPAVTECFKVLVERSKQHQKSYPPSLDDKVFKLENIRLNGEFMKRLAARNITTVKDFLKLAVVDQEHLQKITNMPRRMLNETVEHAKTCNRGEVLYMYSREPFDLILNSICEVQSVNGKPYKHLTPSEQECVKEWVLEAYNKGDNLERFYGNSLRGGELGPSLVSHNMILTGTGPHTNGLEQLPPSHMDNARENSNPFHGRSEASSSRIIGVQQNGNSLSGGELRPSLVSQNMILTGTGPHTNGLEQLPPSHIDNARENSNPFHGRSGASSNRIIGVQQNGNSLSGGELRPSLVSQNMILAGTGLHTNGLEQLPPSHIDNARENSNPFHGRSGASSSRIIGVQQNGNSLRGGELGPSHVSQNMILAGTGPHTNGLEQLPPSHIDNARENWNPLDGSSGASSSGIIRVQQNGNCLSGGELGPSLVSQNIILTGTGPHTNGLEQFPPSHIDNARENWNPLDGSSGALSSGIIRVQQNDNSPNGGELRPSPMSQNMILTGIGPHTNGLEQLPPSHTVRTMLFNTHSIDTFMEFLSDMVPQCVLDNARENWNPLDGSSGASSSRIIGVQQNGNSPSGGELGPSPVSQNMIVTGTGPHTNGLEQLPPSHIDNAQQISNPFHGSSGTSSSGIIQVQQNDSLRELSRLDSLFGYSLWY; encoded by the exons atggatttCAGAAGAACTCGGTCAGAATTAGCCAGCCGCTCAAACCAACAGAGAAGAGCTACAGGGATGAGGACTAAACCTTCTTTCAAGAA GGTGATCATGCAAGCTCTAGGAATACAGTATGTTGGCTTGGTGGTGAAACCCCTGGTCAGCAATCTG TTGCATGACGAGCTTGGGCGCATTGTTCCACATATTATCAATCAAATTGAGGTTGATGTCATGCAGAAG GTGCTTGGGGAGCTGCGGAACATAATACCTCAGGATATGGATCAAACTGCTCTTGTCATGCGTCAACAG ATGCGCGAGGAAAGACCGATGGACGTACTTGCTCAAATCAACGCCCAAACTAATGGTATTGTGGTTCAGCAGATGGAACCTCTGATTGCTCATGCAGACCCCTTACTGAG ATCTCCCAGACTGCCTATCAAAGAAGCTGGGCCAGCAGCACCAAAGCTGCAACTCTCCTTCCAAAAGAAGCTGCTCCAATCAACCTTCTTCGCTGAGGATCTTATCAAAGATGAGGATCATAACAATCTCCAGGTTGCCCTTAGGCAAATTGAATCTGGACAAATATATAGCCCGCCTCTTGAATTCCCTGTTGAAGTAGAGATAGTGGTTGTTGATGGAGAGTTCCCCAGTGATAGCAGTGGCGAGTGGAGTACTGAGGAATTCAATAGCAAAATATTGAAGGCACGGGAAGGAAAGAAGCCATTGCTCTTAGGAGCCTACAAGGCCAGATTGCATGAAGGCATTGCTTCTTTTGGAGGTATCAAGCTCACTGATAGTTCCACTTTGGCCAAATCCGGCAAGTTTAAGTTAGGCGCCAAAGTTTCCCCTAGCAGCCATGTCGGCTGGGAGATCAAACCAGCAGTTACAGAATGCTTTAAAGTTTTAGTTGAACGAAGCAAAC AGCATCAGAAAAGCTACCCCCCATCTCTGGATGATAAGGTATTCAAGCTGGAAAACATTAGACTGAATGGTGAATTCATGAAGAGACTGGCTGCTCGCAACATTACCACTGTGAAAGATTTCCTCAAGCTCGCAGTTGTTGATCAGGAGCACCTTCAAAAG ATTACAAATATGCCGAGGAGAATGTTGAATGAAACTGTCGAGCATGCAAAAACCTGCAACAGGGGAGAGGTTCTCTACATGTATAGCAGGGAGCCTTTTGATCTCATCTTGAACTCTATTTGTGAAGTCCAAAGTGTCAACGGCAAGCCTTACAAACACCTTACACCGTCGGAACAG GAGTGTGTGAAGGAGTGGGTATTGGAGGCATACAACAAGGGGGACAATTTGGAGAGATTTTACG GTAATTCTCTGAGAGGAGGTGAATTAGGACCTTCCCTTGTGTCTCATAACATGATCTTGACTGGTACTGGACCTCATACAAATGGGCTAGAACAGCTTCCTCCATCTCACATG GACAATGCACGAGAAAATTCGAATCCCTTCCATGGAAGGAGTGAAGCATCATCTAGCAGAATCATTGGAGTACAACAAAATG GTAATTCTCTGAGTGGAGGTGAATTAAGACCTTCCCTTGTGTCTCAGAACATGATCTTGACTGGTACTGGACCTCATACAAATGGGCTAGAACAACTTCCTCCATCTCACATA GACAATGCACGAGAAAATTCGAATCCCTTCCATGGAAGGAGTGGAGCATCATCCAACAGAATCATTGGAGTACAACAAAATG GTAATTCTCTGAGTGGAGGTGAATTAAGACCTTCCCTTGTGTCTCAGAACATGATCTTGGCTGGTACTGGACTTCATACAAATGGGCTAGAACAGCTTCCTCCATCTCACATA GACAATGCACGAGAAAATTCGAATCCCTTCCATGGAAGGAGTGGCGCATCATCCAGCAGAATCATTGGAGTACAACAAAATG GTAATTCTCTGAGAGGAGGTGAATTAGGGCCTTCCCATGTGTCTCAGAACATGATCTTGGCTGGCACTGGACCTCATACAAATGGGCTAGAACAACTTCCTCCATCACACATA GACAATGCACGAGAAAATTGGAATCCCTTAGATGGAAGCAGTGGAGCATCATCTAGCGGAATCATTAGAGTACAACAAAATG GTAATTGTCTGAGTGGAGGTGAATTAGGACCTTCCCTTGTGTCTCAGAACATAATCTTGACTGGTACTGGACCTCATACAAATGGGCTAGAACAGTTTCCTCCATCTCACATA GACAATGCACGAGAAAATTGGAATCCCTTAGATGGAAGCAGTGGAGCATTATCTAGCGGAATCATTAGAGTACAACAAAATG ATAATTCTCCGAATGGAGGTGAATTAAGACCTTCCCCTATGTCTCAGAACATGATCTTGACTGGTATTGGACCTCATACAAATGGGCTAGAACAACTTCCTCCATCTCACACAGTGAGGACAATGTTATTCAACACACATAGTATTGATACTTTTATGGAATTCTTGTCTGATATGGTGCCCCAATGTGTGTTGGACAATGCACGAGAAAATTGGAATCCCTTAGATGGAAGCAGTGGAGCATCATCCAGCAGAATCATTGGAGTACAACAAAATG GTAATTCTCCGAGTGGAGGTGAATTAGGACCTTCCCCTGTGTCTCAAAACATGATCGTGACTGGTACTGGACCTCATACAAATGGGCTAGAACAACTTCCTCCATCTCACATA GACAACGCACAACAAATTTCGAATCCCTTCCATGGAAGCAGTGGAACATCATCCAGCGGAATCATTCAAGTACAACAAAATG ACTCATTGCGCGAGTTGAGTCGTCTAGATTCATTGTTTGGGTATTCCCTATGGTATTGA
- the LOC122041699 gene encoding uncharacterized protein LOC122041699 isoform X5, which produces MQKVLGELRNIIPQDMDQTALVMRQQMREERPMDVLAQINAQTNGIVVQQMEPLIAHADPLLRSPRLPIKEAGPAAPKLQLSFQKKLLQSTFFAEDLIKDEDHNNLQVALRQIESGQIYSPPLEFPVEVEIVVVDGEFPSDSSGEWSTEEFNSKILKAREGKKPLLLGAYKARLHEGIASFGGIKLTDSSTLAKSGKFKLGAKVSPSSHVGWEIKPAVTECFKVLVERSKQHQKSYPPSLDDKVFKLENIRLNGEFMKRLAARNITTVKDFLKLAVVDQEHLQKITNMPRRMLNETVEHAKTCNRGEVLYMYSREPFDLILNSICEVQSVNGKPYKHLTPSEQECVKEWVLEAYNKGDNLERFYGNSLRGGELGPSLVSHNMILTGTGPHTNGLEQLPPSHMDNARENSNPFHGRSEASSSRIIGVQQNGNSLSGGELRPSLVSQNMILTGTGPHTNGLEQLPPSHIVRTMLFNTQSIDTFMEFLSDMVPQCVQDNARENSNPFHGRSGASSNRIIGVQQNGNSLSGGELRPSLVSQNMILAGTGLHTNGLEQLPPSHIDNARENSNPFHGRSGASSSRIIGVQQNGNSLRGGELGPSHVSQNMILAGTGPHTNGLEQLPPSHIDNARENWNPLDGSSGASSSGIIRVQQNGNCLSGGELGPSLVSQNIILTGTGPHTNGLEQFPPSHIDNARENWNPLDGSSGALSSGIIRVQQNDNSPNGGELRPSPMSQNMILTGIGPHTNGLEQLPPSHTVRTMLFNTHSIDTFMEFLSDMVPQCVLDNARENWNPLDGSSGASSSRIIGVQQNGNSPSGGELGPSPVSQNMIVTGTGPHTNGLEQLPPSHIDNAQQISNPFHGSSGTSSSGIIQVQQNDSLRELSRLDSLFGYSLWY; this is translated from the exons ATGCAGAAG GTGCTTGGGGAGCTGCGGAACATAATACCTCAGGATATGGATCAAACTGCTCTTGTCATGCGTCAACAG ATGCGCGAGGAAAGACCGATGGACGTACTTGCTCAAATCAACGCCCAAACTAATGGTATTGTGGTTCAGCAGATGGAACCTCTGATTGCTCATGCAGACCCCTTACTGAG ATCTCCCAGACTGCCTATCAAAGAAGCTGGGCCAGCAGCACCAAAGCTGCAACTCTCCTTCCAAAAGAAGCTGCTCCAATCAACCTTCTTCGCTGAGGATCTTATCAAAGATGAGGATCATAACAATCTCCAGGTTGCCCTTAGGCAAATTGAATCTGGACAAATATATAGCCCGCCTCTTGAATTCCCTGTTGAAGTAGAGATAGTGGTTGTTGATGGAGAGTTCCCCAGTGATAGCAGTGGCGAGTGGAGTACTGAGGAATTCAATAGCAAAATATTGAAGGCACGGGAAGGAAAGAAGCCATTGCTCTTAGGAGCCTACAAGGCCAGATTGCATGAAGGCATTGCTTCTTTTGGAGGTATCAAGCTCACTGATAGTTCCACTTTGGCCAAATCCGGCAAGTTTAAGTTAGGCGCCAAAGTTTCCCCTAGCAGCCATGTCGGCTGGGAGATCAAACCAGCAGTTACAGAATGCTTTAAAGTTTTAGTTGAACGAAGCAAAC AGCATCAGAAAAGCTACCCCCCATCTCTGGATGATAAGGTATTCAAGCTGGAAAACATTAGACTGAATGGTGAATTCATGAAGAGACTGGCTGCTCGCAACATTACCACTGTGAAAGATTTCCTCAAGCTCGCAGTTGTTGATCAGGAGCACCTTCAAAAG ATTACAAATATGCCGAGGAGAATGTTGAATGAAACTGTCGAGCATGCAAAAACCTGCAACAGGGGAGAGGTTCTCTACATGTATAGCAGGGAGCCTTTTGATCTCATCTTGAACTCTATTTGTGAAGTCCAAAGTGTCAACGGCAAGCCTTACAAACACCTTACACCGTCGGAACAG GAGTGTGTGAAGGAGTGGGTATTGGAGGCATACAACAAGGGGGACAATTTGGAGAGATTTTACG GTAATTCTCTGAGAGGAGGTGAATTAGGACCTTCCCTTGTGTCTCATAACATGATCTTGACTGGTACTGGACCTCATACAAATGGGCTAGAACAGCTTCCTCCATCTCACATG GACAATGCACGAGAAAATTCGAATCCCTTCCATGGAAGGAGTGAAGCATCATCTAGCAGAATCATTGGAGTACAACAAAATG GTAATTCTCTGAGTGGAGGTGAATTAAGACCTTCCCTTGTGTCTCAGAACATGATCTTGACTGGTACTGGACCTCATACAAATGGGCTAGAACAACTTCCTCCATCTCACATAGTGAGGACAATGCTATTCAACACGCAAAGTATTGATACTTTTATGGAATTCTTATCTGATATGGTGCCCCAATGTGTGCAGGACAATGCACGAGAAAATTCGAATCCCTTCCATGGAAGGAGTGGAGCATCATCCAACAGAATCATTGGAGTACAACAAAATG GTAATTCTCTGAGTGGAGGTGAATTAAGACCTTCCCTTGTGTCTCAGAACATGATCTTGGCTGGTACTGGACTTCATACAAATGGGCTAGAACAGCTTCCTCCATCTCACATA GACAATGCACGAGAAAATTCGAATCCCTTCCATGGAAGGAGTGGCGCATCATCCAGCAGAATCATTGGAGTACAACAAAATG GTAATTCTCTGAGAGGAGGTGAATTAGGGCCTTCCCATGTGTCTCAGAACATGATCTTGGCTGGCACTGGACCTCATACAAATGGGCTAGAACAACTTCCTCCATCACACATA GACAATGCACGAGAAAATTGGAATCCCTTAGATGGAAGCAGTGGAGCATCATCTAGCGGAATCATTAGAGTACAACAAAATG GTAATTGTCTGAGTGGAGGTGAATTAGGACCTTCCCTTGTGTCTCAGAACATAATCTTGACTGGTACTGGACCTCATACAAATGGGCTAGAACAGTTTCCTCCATCTCACATA GACAATGCACGAGAAAATTGGAATCCCTTAGATGGAAGCAGTGGAGCATTATCTAGCGGAATCATTAGAGTACAACAAAATG ATAATTCTCCGAATGGAGGTGAATTAAGACCTTCCCCTATGTCTCAGAACATGATCTTGACTGGTATTGGACCTCATACAAATGGGCTAGAACAACTTCCTCCATCTCACACAGTGAGGACAATGTTATTCAACACACATAGTATTGATACTTTTATGGAATTCTTGTCTGATATGGTGCCCCAATGTGTGTTGGACAATGCACGAGAAAATTGGAATCCCTTAGATGGAAGCAGTGGAGCATCATCCAGCAGAATCATTGGAGTACAACAAAATG GTAATTCTCCGAGTGGAGGTGAATTAGGACCTTCCCCTGTGTCTCAAAACATGATCGTGACTGGTACTGGACCTCATACAAATGGGCTAGAACAACTTCCTCCATCTCACATA GACAACGCACAACAAATTTCGAATCCCTTCCATGGAAGCAGTGGAACATCATCCAGCGGAATCATTCAAGTACAACAAAATG ACTCATTGCGCGAGTTGAGTCGTCTAGATTCATTGTTTGGGTATTCCCTATGGTATTGA